In Labilithrix sp., a single genomic region encodes these proteins:
- a CDS encoding alpha-amylase: MKSKVLALGMLVLGAAVVPETGCVSVSDEHAQPTLGTHVGDWRDEVIYQVLIDRFANGDVNNDYMVRPGALARFQGGDWRGMAEHLDYIKELGVTTLWISPIVKNVETDADVDSYHGYWAQDLTQVNPHFGDVSELRRMIAMAHDQGLKIVLDIVTNHMGQLFYYDTNLNGNPDIYIGGSGELPVVSSKTPLSRITEYDPDWDPKGVQAFTSLGPAGRAPLIFFQMPEINRVPPAGILGTARAYHGFGRIINYEERKQTELGDFPGGLKDVATEDPEVRAELIDKYTRWVELLDLDGFRIDTVKHVEEDFWTEFAGKVRARLKPQNKRNFLMFGEAFDGNEEILSRYVKPGMLDSVFYFSQHYQVFRDVFMYAHDAMKQQGTEKIKALWEARRERYNDEPQVDGIGVSPARALVNFMDNHDVARFLFEAQGNKDALRNALTLLMTEEGIPCMYYGTEQEFAGGNDPANREVLWNTGFNRSNDTFRHFAKLARIRQQYPALRRGDTNIVWASSHTGAEEDAGIFAYERTGGEVGDEYALVVLNTNDRKDSSTSNEGVVMTTTAANTSLIDVLDPDQATFTVPPSGELRITVAKQRARILVPAAR; the protein is encoded by the coding sequence ATGAAGTCCAAGGTCCTCGCTCTCGGAATGCTCGTCCTCGGCGCCGCCGTCGTGCCGGAGACGGGCTGCGTCTCGGTCTCGGACGAGCACGCGCAGCCGACGCTCGGCACCCACGTGGGCGACTGGCGCGACGAGGTCATCTACCAGGTCCTCATCGACCGCTTCGCCAACGGCGACGTCAACAACGACTACATGGTCCGGCCCGGCGCGCTCGCGCGGTTCCAGGGCGGCGACTGGCGCGGCATGGCCGAGCACCTCGACTACATCAAAGAGCTGGGCGTCACCACGCTCTGGATTTCCCCCATCGTGAAGAACGTCGAGACCGACGCCGACGTCGACTCGTATCACGGTTATTGGGCGCAGGACCTCACCCAGGTCAATCCCCACTTCGGCGACGTCAGCGAGCTCCGGCGGATGATCGCGATGGCGCACGATCAAGGCCTCAAGATCGTGCTCGACATCGTCACGAATCACATGGGGCAGCTCTTTTATTACGACACGAACCTGAACGGGAATCCCGACATCTACATCGGCGGCAGCGGCGAGCTCCCGGTCGTGTCGAGCAAGACCCCGCTCTCGCGCATTACCGAATACGATCCGGACTGGGACCCGAAGGGCGTGCAGGCGTTCACGTCGCTCGGGCCGGCGGGGCGCGCGCCGCTCATCTTCTTTCAGATGCCGGAGATCAACCGCGTGCCGCCGGCGGGCATCCTCGGGACCGCGCGCGCGTATCACGGATTCGGACGAATCATCAATTACGAGGAGCGGAAGCAGACCGAGCTCGGCGACTTCCCCGGCGGCCTCAAGGACGTGGCGACGGAGGACCCGGAGGTCCGGGCGGAGCTGATTGACAAGTACACGCGCTGGGTCGAGCTCCTCGACCTCGACGGCTTCCGCATCGACACGGTGAAGCACGTCGAGGAGGACTTCTGGACCGAGTTCGCGGGCAAGGTCCGCGCGCGCCTCAAGCCGCAGAACAAACGGAACTTCCTCATGTTCGGCGAGGCCTTCGACGGCAACGAGGAGATCCTGAGCCGCTACGTGAAGCCGGGGATGCTCGACAGCGTCTTTTACTTCTCGCAGCACTACCAGGTATTCCGCGACGTCTTCATGTACGCGCACGACGCGATGAAGCAGCAGGGCACCGAGAAGATCAAGGCGCTCTGGGAGGCGCGGCGCGAGCGCTACAACGACGAGCCGCAGGTGGACGGCATCGGCGTCTCCCCCGCCCGCGCGCTCGTGAACTTCATGGACAACCACGACGTCGCGCGCTTCCTCTTCGAGGCGCAAGGCAACAAGGACGCCCTCCGCAACGCGCTCACGCTCCTCATGACGGAGGAGGGGATCCCGTGCATGTACTACGGCACGGAGCAGGAGTTCGCGGGCGGCAACGATCCCGCGAACCGCGAGGTGCTCTGGAACACCGGCTTCAACCGGAGCAACGACACGTTCCGCCACTTCGCCAAGCTCGCGCGCATCCGCCAGCAGTACCCCGCGCTCCGCCGCGGCGACACGAACATCGTCTGGGCGAGCAGCCACACCGGCGCCGAAGAGGACGCCGGCATCTTCGCCTACGAGCGCACCGGCGGCGAGGTCGGCGACGAGTACGCGCTCGTCGTCCTCAACACGAACGACCGCAAGGACAGCTCGACCTCGAACGAGGGCGTCGTGATGACGACGACCGCAGCGAACACCTCGCTCATCGACGTCCTCGACCCCGATCAGGCGACGTTCACCGTCCCGCCCTCCGGCGAGCTCCGCATCACCGTCGCCAAGCAGCGCGCCCGCATCCTCGTCCCCGCCGCCCGCTGA
- a CDS encoding carbohydrate porin: MRPRILLAVALVLATPSLASAQGRAPKREAPAEPEVQEPKPAPASAPASDGPKPAPASDGPITSDTSAPSIPGATSSPALARGNQPVRGTLEEPPSSHEGGFVFGSYGRVWAASDLRGSTGRGTNIVAFGPRIVDEGSYGELELRREDTFNPRVKTRIVATLALFPPFFHFTGNPANSIGVRNLYAQGTYDKLTLWAGSRMYRGDDIYLLNWWPLDNQNTIGGGVGGPVYKSADGSQETILQGHVGQQRLDNPYQFQQVPVVAPFGFGTVDVTKLDRPRTIETGKVTHFVRPGGGPAGFKVVLYGELHQVAAGVLRDPLTQRDRGLPGDFGFLLGSQLTYFAGKRDTYASLVMRYARGIAAYDPLAAPITFELDRSVSGASETQVALSGNWENDLVAFTGAAYVRFFRDAGPAETSTQKYDEGVVVLRPSVFLGDYFGISVEGSYQARRIAIQDPNGDGPLTASVLKAGIIPYFSPSGKGTFKRPQIRLLYNASLRSAGARALYAIEDPFSQRSVEHFIGLGAEWWFNSSSYP; the protein is encoded by the coding sequence GTGCGGCCTCGGATCCTGCTCGCCGTTGCGCTCGTCCTCGCGACGCCGAGCCTCGCGAGCGCGCAGGGGCGCGCGCCGAAGCGCGAGGCGCCGGCGGAGCCGGAGGTCCAGGAGCCGAAGCCCGCGCCCGCGTCCGCGCCCGCGAGCGACGGACCGAAGCCCGCGCCCGCGAGCGACGGACCCATCACGTCCGACACGAGCGCGCCGTCGATCCCGGGCGCGACGTCGTCGCCCGCGCTCGCGCGCGGAAACCAGCCCGTCCGCGGCACGCTGGAGGAGCCGCCCTCCAGCCACGAGGGGGGCTTCGTGTTCGGGTCCTACGGCCGCGTCTGGGCGGCGAGCGATCTCCGCGGCAGCACCGGACGCGGCACGAACATCGTCGCGTTCGGCCCCCGCATCGTCGACGAAGGCAGCTACGGCGAGCTCGAGCTGCGCCGCGAGGACACGTTCAACCCTCGCGTCAAGACGCGCATCGTCGCGACGCTCGCGCTCTTCCCGCCGTTCTTCCACTTCACGGGCAACCCGGCCAACAGCATCGGCGTCCGCAACCTCTACGCGCAGGGCACCTACGACAAGCTCACGCTGTGGGCCGGCTCGCGCATGTACCGCGGCGACGACATCTACCTCCTGAACTGGTGGCCGCTCGACAACCAGAACACGATCGGCGGCGGCGTCGGCGGACCGGTCTACAAGTCGGCCGACGGCTCGCAGGAGACGATCCTGCAGGGCCACGTCGGACAGCAGCGGCTCGACAACCCGTACCAGTTCCAGCAGGTGCCGGTCGTCGCGCCGTTCGGTTTCGGCACCGTCGACGTCACGAAGCTCGATCGCCCGCGCACGATCGAGACGGGGAAGGTGACGCACTTCGTCCGCCCGGGCGGCGGACCCGCCGGCTTCAAGGTCGTCCTCTACGGCGAGCTCCATCAGGTCGCCGCCGGCGTCCTCCGCGATCCGCTCACGCAGCGCGATCGCGGCCTCCCCGGCGACTTCGGTTTCCTCCTCGGCTCCCAGCTCACCTACTTCGCCGGCAAGCGCGACACGTACGCTTCGCTCGTGATGCGTTATGCGCGCGGCATCGCGGCCTACGATCCGCTCGCGGCGCCGATCACGTTCGAGCTCGATCGGAGCGTGAGCGGCGCGAGCGAGACGCAGGTCGCGCTCTCCGGCAACTGGGAGAACGACCTCGTCGCGTTCACCGGCGCCGCCTATGTTCGCTTCTTCCGCGACGCCGGCCCGGCCGAGACCTCCACCCAGAAGTACGACGAAGGTGTCGTCGTGCTCCGCCCGAGCGTCTTCCTCGGCGACTACTTCGGCATCTCGGTCGAGGGCAGCTACCAGGCGCGGCGGATCGCGATCCAGGACCCGAACGGCGACGGGCCGCTCACCGCGTCCGTGCTCAAGGCCGGCATCATTCCGTACTTTTCGCCGTCGGGGAAAGGTACGTTCAAGCGCCCGCAGATCCGCCTCCTCTACAACGCGAGCCTCCGCAGCGCCGGGGCGCGCGCGCTGTACGCGATCGAGGACCCGTTCTCGCAGCGCAGCGTCGAGCACTTCATCGGCCTCGGCGCCGAGTGGTGGTTCAACTCCTCTTCGTATCCGTGA